Within the Streptomyces vilmorinianum genome, the region TCGTCGTGTCGAGGTTTCCGGTCGGTTCGTCGCACAGCAGCAGGGAGGGGCGGGTCACCAGCGCGCGGGCGATGGCCACCCGCTGCCGTTCGCCGCCGGACATCCGGGTGGGCAGAGCGTCGACGCGATGGCCGAGGCCCACCTGCTCCAGCGCCTCGCGGGCACGGGCCGCCCGCTCCCGGCGGGGGGTGCCGTCGTAGACCAGGGCGAGCGTGACGTTCTCCAACGCGCTGCGCTGGGGCAGCAGATGGAACGACTGGAACACGAACCCGATGCGCCGACCGCGCAGCGCGGTCCGGTCGGCGTCCCGGAGCATGCCCGTGTCGATGCCGTCCAGCAGGTAGGTCCCGCCCGTGGGCGCGTCCAGCAGTCCGGCGATGTTGAGG harbors:
- a CDS encoding ABC transporter ATP-binding protein, producing MTGSEPVIEFRGVGLTYPGPPPVTALRPCDLTVGRGEFVAVVGPSGSGKSTFLNIAGLLDAPTGGTYLLDGIDTGMLRDADRTALRGRRIGFVFQSFHLLPQRSALENVTLALVYDGTPRRERAARAREALEQVGLGHRVDALPTRMSGGERQRVAIARALVTRPSLLLCDEPTGNLDTTNADSVLVLLEKLHTDGMTVLVITHDPLVAARARRTVTIRDGVLSVSETAVSGVSEVSGMSGMSGLPEVVR